TCGGCCCGCCGCTGCCGCTGGACGGTGTGCTGCCGCGCACCGGCTCCGACGCGACCGGCGTGCCGTACGTGGCGCGGGCCGAGGCGCACGAGACGCTGGAGTGGATCGGCGGCGGCCTGCTGCGGATCCTGCTCACCGCGGAGCACACCGGCGGGCAGCTGGCGATGTTCCGGTCCAGCGCGCCGGCCGGTGCGGCGTCGCCGGTGTACGCGCACGCCCACGAGCACGAGATCATCCTGATGCTGAGCGGCAGTGGCGTCTACTGGGTCGGCGAGCACCGTCACGAGCTGCGGCCGGGCGGTCTGGTGCTCGTGCCGCCCGGCGTGCCGATGGCGCACCGGATCACCGAGGACGCGGAGACGCTCGCGCTGACCACGCCGGGCGGCCTGGAGGCGTTCTTCCGGACCGTGGGCCGGGACGTGCGCGCGCCCCGGCCGCACGGCTGGGAGATCGACCGTGCGCTGCTGGGCAGGGCGGCCGGGGCGACCGGGCAGACCGTCCTCGGCCCGCCGCCGGACGTCGACGACCTGATCGCGCTGCCCTGACCGGCTCGCGTGCGCTGCACTGACCGGCTCGCGGGCGCTGCCCTGACCGGCTCGCGGGCGGTGCCGGGGCCCCGCTCGCGGTGCCCCGGCCGTCGACGCGGCCCGCGGTTCAGCCCTTCAGTGCCTCGCGGACCGAGGTCCACGAGTGCAGCGCCTCGCGGACCTCGGGCCGTGGCTCCGCCGCGATCGCCCGCTCGTAGGCGTGTTCCAGCACGTCGTCGACGCGCACCCGGGCGCCGGTCGACGCGGACCGCACCGCGGCCTCGACCATGACCAGGCTCATCACGTTGCCGTGCACCTCGCCCATGGGCACGTCGCCGGTGCGCAGCGCGTGGGTGAACGCGCGCAGCGCACCGGCGATCTCGACGCCCGGATCGTCCGCGACGCCGTCGGTGACCGGAACCGACGAGACCGGCGGGTCGTCGCCGTTCCAGACCGCGGAGCCGTGCTCGGCCGACAGCCGCCACGACCCGTTCCAGGACGTCTCCAGGCCGGGGGAGCACCAGCTGCCGGTGTAGACGTACCGGACGCCGCCGGTCATCTCGAACGTGGCGGTCGCGGCCGCGTCACCGGCGTACCAGCTCCACGGCGGGTTGTGCTCCTCGCAGTAGACCGAGACCGGCTCCGCGTCGAGCACGAACCGCGCGGTGTCGAACGGGTGGATCGCCATGTCCAGCAGCAGCGGGTGGTCCATCGCGTCGCGGAAACCACCGAACCGCGGCGCCCGGAAGAACTCCGTGGTGAGCAGGCCGGGCCGGCCGAGCGCGCGGGCCTGCGCGCGCAGCGCCCACAGGTGCGCGTTGTAGCGCCGGGACTGGCTGACCATGAACAGCTCGCCGGTCACCTCCGCGGTCGCGACCAGCGACAGCGCCTGCGCGACCGTCTCCGCGACCGGCTTCTCACCGAGCACCGGCAGGCCGGCGAAGAGCGCCTCCGTGGTGACCGGGTGGTGCGCGGCCGGCACGGTCACGTTGATGATCGCGTCCGCGTGCGTCCGCATCGCGAGCGCGACACCGTCCCGCGCGGTCGGCACCCGTCCCGCCACGGCCTCGTCCGCGGCGTCGAGGTCCAGGTCGGCCACGCCGGCCAGCTCCACCTCGGGATCCGATTCGACGGTACGGATCCAGGCGCGGCCCATCGCCCCCGCGCCGATCACGACGACTCGCAACGTCACAGCGGCCCACCGTACCCGTGGCCGTTGAAGAAGTCCTCGGTGTCGTAGCGCAGCAGCGTCGGCTCGGCCCGCTCCGGGCGCACCGTCACCGCCCACTCGACCGCGTTCGCGATGACCTTCCGCACCCCGTCGTGGTGGTACGTCGGGTAGTCCTGGTCACCGGGCCGGAAGTAGAAGATCTTGCCGTGGCCGCGCTTGAACGTGCACCCGGACCGGAACACCTCGCCGCCGGAGAACGAGGAGATGAAGACCAGCTCGTCCGGCGCGGGGATGTCGAAGAACTCCCCGTACATCTCGTCCTCTTCGATGATCATCGGGTGCGGGACGCCGCGCGCGATCGGGTGCGTCGGGTCCACGGTCCAGACCAGCTCCCGGTCGTGCGCGGACCGCCAGCGCAGCGTGCACGACGTACCCATCAGCTTGGTGAAGATCTTCGACCAGTGGCCGGAGTGCAGCACGATCAGGCCCATCCCGGCCAGCACGTGCCGGTGCACGCGCTCGACGACGTCGTCGGCCACGTCCGCGTGCGCGGCGTGCCCCCACCAGGTCAGCACGTCCGTCTCGCGGAGAACGTCCTCGGTCAGGCCGTGCTCCGGGTCCTGCAGCGTGGCCGTGCGCACGGTCACCCGGTCGCCGAGATGCTGCGTCACACCCTGCGCGATCGCACCGTGCATGCCGTCCGGATAACGGGCCGCGACCTCCGGTTCATGCTGCTCATGGACGTTCTCGCCCCAGACGGTGACCCGGATCGGTGTGCTCACGTGCGCTCCTTCGCTCGGTCCACCCAGCTTTCCACGTTCGCCGCTCGCGGTCTCGGCCTGGCACCATCGGACGGTGACTGCCACTCGTGTCCGCACCGTCGTCTCCGTCGTCGTGGTCCTGATACTGGCCGGGGTGGCGGTGTGGTTCGTCGAGCGGACCGTGCGCCCACCGGGCCCGCGACCCGCGTTCCAGCTGCCGGTGGCGTGCGGCGAGACGTGGCGGCTCAGCACGTACCCCGGGCACGGGGACTTCGACGTCGACCTCTACCCGACCAGCGGCGAGACGTGGGGCCGGCCGGTCCTCGCCGCGTACGCCGGCACCGTGGTCCGGGCCGGCATCAACGGCCGGCTCGGCGAACGCACCCCGGACAACCCGCGCGGCCCGATGGGGCGCGGCGGCGGCTACTGGGTCCGCATCGACCACGGCGGCAAATGGTCCACGCTCTACCTGCACCTGCTCGAGCCGCCGGCGGTCAGCGAGGGCCAGCGCGTCGAGATGGGCGACCAGATCGGCAAGGTCGGCAGCACCGGCGAGTCCAGCGCCCCCCACCTGCACTTCGAGCAGCTCCGCGACGGCGAGAAGGTCGAGTCGTACTTCGCGGGCGAACGCTCCGGCATCACCCACGACGACGAGGAGTACGCCGTCAACCACACCAGCGCGAACTGCCCGTAGCCGGCGCTCCGGGAACCGGACGACGCCGGGGCCGGGGCACGCCACGGCACGATCCCGGGACTCGGCGGGCGGTCCGGATTTGTACGGTGTGCGACATGGAATCCTCGTCGCGGAAGTCGCGGGCCGGGCGGGTCGCGCTTGCTGTCGTTCTCGGGCTGCTGGCCCTGGGCGTGCTGGCCGGCCGCGTGCTGTCGCCGAATCTGCTGTTCGCCACGAAGGCCGACCGGCTCGGTTGCCAGGACGGGCTCTGCGTGGAGCGGGTGCATCGCGGTGAGCGGCTGTTCCTCGCGCCGTACGACGAGATCCGGGTGGGCGCGCGCGACGGCGGCCGGTTCTACTCCGCGAAGAACCCGTTCGACCACGGTGACCCGCTGACCGTCGACTGGACCGGCGGCGTCCGGGTCACCGACGGTACGGTCACGCTGTCCTGGGACGCGGCCACGCTGGACCGGCTCGGCGACTGACGCGGCGCCGGCGTCGATCAGCGCCGCACCTCGGCGAGGCCGGCGCGGGCGCGGGCCTGTTCGTCGCCGGAGCCGATGCCGTCCGCGATCGCCAGCGCCTCCTCGTGGTGGGCGCGCGCGTCCGCCGGGCGGCCCGCGGCCCGGGCCGCCTCGGCGAGGCCGTTGTGCGCGCGGGCCTCGCTGTGCCGGTCGCCGATCGCGCGGTACATGGTCAGCGCCAGCCGGTGCAGGTCGGTGGCCTGGTCCGGCCGGCCGAGCCGGGTGTGCAGCATGCCGAGGCTGTCCAGGATGTTCGCCTCACCGGCCCGGCTGCCGATCTGCCGGTAGAGCGTGAGCGCCCGCTGGAACCGCCCGGCCGCGGACTCGAACCGGCCGGCCTGCACCTCGAGGTCGCCGAGCCCGTTCAGCGCGTTCGCCTCCCCGGCCCGGTCGCCGGCCTGGTGGAACAGGCGCATGGCCCGCTCCCACCGCTCGGCCGCGGCCTCGGCGTGGCCGCGCCGCGCCTCCACGTTCGCCATGTTGTTGAGCGTGCGCGCCTCGCCGGTCCGGTTGCCGGCCCCGGCGAAGAGCGTGAGCGCGCGCTCGAACAGGCCGATCGCCTCGGCCGGCCGGCCGCCGCGGTCCGCGACGATGCCGAGGCTGGTCAGCGCGCGGGCCTCGCCGTCCACGTCACCGGCGCGGGCGAACAGGGCGAGCGACTCCGTGAAGTGCCGGGCCGCGTCCTCGGGCCGGCCGAGCCGCCAGTGGACGCCGCCGAGGTCGGTGAGCGCGTGCGCCTGGCCGAGCGTGTCGCCGGCGCGCCGGGCCGCCTCGACCGCGTGGCCGTGCACGGTCAGCGCGTCCGTGAGGTGCCCGCCGGTCAGGTAGCGGAACAGCGTGCGGGACAGCCGTACCGTGTGCGGGTCCGGGCCGCGGGCGGCGATCGCGACCAGCGTCGGCCGCTCCGAGTTCAGCCAGTCCAGCGCCGCGTCCGGGTCGGACAGGTCCGGCACCGGGCCGGCGGCCGGCGCGACCCGCGGCCGCAGGTGCGCCTCGGCCGGGTGCAGCGTGTCCATCGCCGCGGCCGTGGCGGCCAGGTAGTAGTCGGCCAGCCGGGTCAGCGCCGCGCGGCGGTCCGGCGGCCGGTCCTCGTCCTGCGCGCGGGTGGTCGCGTGCGCGCGGACCAGGTCGTGGAACGCGTACCGGCCGGGTGCGGGCTGCTGCAGCAGGTGATCGTCGTGCAGCCGGTCCAGCCCGGCCCGCGCGGTGTCCAGGTCCGTGCCGGTCAGCGCGGCCGCGGCGTACGCGTCCAGGTCCTGGCCCGGGTGCAGCGCCGCCATCCGCAGCAGAAGCCGCAGATCGACGGACAGCTCCTGGTACGACAGCGCGAGCGCGAGCTCGACGCCGGAGTCCAGCCGCCGTTCCCGGTGCCGCTGGTCGAGCCGGTCCGCGTGATCGGTCAGCGTCCAGCCCGGCGTGCCCCGGATGTGCCCCGCGACCAGGCTCAGCGCCAGCGGCAGGTGGCCGCAGCGCCGCGCGATCCGGGCCGCCGCGCGCGGGTCCGCGCCGACCGGCGTGCCCGGCGCCGCGTCCCGCAGGTACGCGACCGCCTCGCCGGGCGTGAACACGTCCACGGTCAGCCGCGCGGCCGGCCGCAGCGCGCCGAGCCGCCGCCGGCTGGTGATCAGCGCGAGGCAGCCGGGCGTGGCCGGCAGCAGCGGGCGCACCTGCGCCGTGGTCGCCACGTCGTCCAGCACCACCAGCGTGCGCGTGCCGGCCAGCCGCTCCCGGTACGCCGCGGTCCGCGCGGCCAGCCCGTGCGGCAGCCGCCGGCCCGGCACGCCGAGGAGCCGCAGGAACCCGTCGAGCACCGCGGCCGGGTCGGCCGGCGGCTGGGCCGGGTCCGGGTGGAAGCCGCGCAGGTTGACGAACAGCACCCGGTCGAACGGCTCCTCGCGCAGCAGCACGTGCCCCGCGTGCAGCGCCAGCTGGGTCTTGCCGACACCCGGCATCCCCTCGATCGCGGAGATCACCACGCTGTCGCCGTCCCGCGCGGCCCGGCGCAACCGGTCCAGCTCCGCGACCCGGCCGGTGAACCCGGCCGGGTCCGGTGGCAGCCGGTCCTGCACCCGCACCTGCGACGCCGCCTCCGACTCGCCGCCGAGGACGCGAAGCGCCTGCCGCCACTGCGCGACGTACCCGGTGTCCGGATGCAGCGCGCGGACCACCTCGATCACCAGGTCGGTGTTGAAGCGGCGGCGACCGGGCCGGAAACAGTCCGCTACGGTGGAGCGGCGGGCCAGCTCACCGGCGGGGCGGCCGGCCGCGGTCCAGGTCGCGTTCACCCGGTCCTTGATCGTCTCGTACGACGGGTCGCCGGCCCAGATCTTCAGCAGCCGCAGCTGCTCGACCAGCTCGTCCAGCCCCGCGGCGCGAGCCGGATCGGGCAGCTCCCTGAACGCGGCCGCCGGATCCACGCCTGTGAGGCTAGTGGAGGACGCCGCCGTCCGGAATCGTCCGGACTTCACCCGTCACCCGATACGGTCGTCGATGCTGTCAATGAGCCGGTCACCGGACGATGCCGATACGGGGGTGGTAGCGTCGGGTGACCGGTTTATGGTGTTCCCGATGCGTACCGTGGAGCTGTTGCTCGACCCGGAGCTCGACCGCCGGGTGCGCGCGCTCTGGGCCCGTCTGCACGCCGCGGGCGTCCGCAGCCTCGCCACCCACCCGCACCCGACCAACCGGCCGCACGTGACGCTCGTGGTCGTACCGTCGCTGGACGCGCTGCCACCGCTCGACCTGCCGGTCCCGGTGAGCCTCGGCGCGCCACGCATGCTCGGCCGCGCGCTGGTGCTGCCGGCCGCCGGCCTCCACGACCTGCAGGCCCGGGTGTGGTCCGCGGTCGGCTCCGACAACCCGCTGCACGCGCCGGACCGGTGGGTCCCGCACGTCAGCCTCGCACTGAACGCGACCCCCGGCTCCGACACCCTGCTGTCCGGCCTGCCTCCGCTGACCGGTGCGGCGGTCGCGGCCCGCAGCTACGACCGGGAGACCCGGACCGTGACCGGCATTCCCCACCGGCCGGCCGGGTGACCGGTCACGTGATGGCGCGCATGTTCACGGCGACGCGGCCCTTACCGGCGGCCTTCGCCTTGTAGAGCGCCGCGTCCGCGTCGCTGAGCAGCATGCCGAGCGTGGTGCGGCCGGTCGGTTCGTAGGCGAGGCCGAGGCTCGCACCGACCCGGCCCTTGGCGGTGATCGCGGCGATCAGGCGCTCGCCGAACTTCGCGGCCTCGACCGGCGGCGGCGACGGCTCCAGGATCACGGCGAACTCGTCGCCGCCGAGCCGGGCGACGGTGTGGTGCGGCGGGACCAGCGCGGTGAGCACGCCGGCCACCTCGACCATCACCTCGTCGCCGGTGGCGTGGCCGTACCGGTCGTTGATCTCCTTGAAGCCGTCCAGGTCCAGCAGCAGCAACGAGACCGGGGCGCGCCCCCAGCCGGCCGCGCGCTCGTAGAGGTAGGAGCGGTTCCTCAGACCGGTGAGGTCGTCGTGCGTGGCCCGGTGCTGCAGCTCGGCGCGCTTCTGCTCCACCTCGGCCAGCAGCACCGTGATGCTGTGCAGCGCCACCGCCTGACGCAGCAGCACCAGCCCGAACACCACGCACATCGCCCCGAAGATCGTGTCGTCGAAGCCGCCGCTGCGGCGCAGCAGCACGGTCACCGCGACCGCGGACAGCACCGGCAGGTACGGCAACGTCGCGGACAGGCCGCTCGGTGCGCCGCTCCACGGCGCGGTCTCCGGCATCGGATACCAGGTCATCGCGATCAGCATGAACGCGGCCAGCGTGCTCAGCGCGCCCACCGCGGCCAGCTCGGTCGCACGGTCGTGAACGATCAGCGCGCAGTACGTGACCGAGGCCGCGGCGGACACCGCCGACGCGGCCGCGAGCATCGTGAACGCGTTCGTGCCACGGTGCCGGGACAGCAGGACCAGCGCGAACGCGAGCGCGGCGAGCTGCGTGCAGACGACGACCGCGATCAGCGTGGTCAGCGACCGGCCGGCGCTCTCGTACGCGGGGCGCAACAGGTACGCCCACGCCGGCACGAACAGCGCGGCCGCGGCCATCGCGCCGTCCAGCGTCAACCGCAACCGGTCCCGCCAGGGCAGCGACGCACTCGGCCCGACCAGCAGGCAGAGCAGCACCAGGCCGGCCCCGCCGGTGCCGAGCAGCAACTGCGGCAGGTGCGGCTCCCCGGCCATGCCGGCCAGCGCGACCCGCAGGTTCAGGACGGTGGCCGGCAGCCACAGCAGCATCGCGACCGCGACCGTGCCCCAGGCCACACGCTCCCGCCCGCGTGCCCGCACGGCACGCCGGCCGAGCAGCCACAGCGCGGCCGTGGCCACCACGACCGCCAGCGCGTTCACCGTGATCAGCAGCGGCTGGGCGAAGCGGGTGACGATCAGCGCCGCCTGCAGCCCCACGCCCAGCCCGGCCGCGCTCAGCAGGCGTGCCCTCATGCCGACCTGTTCGGCCGGTACGCCCCGGATGTGAGCTCAACGCCGCCGGAGCGCGACCCGCACCCGCGCCGCGTCCCGGAACGCCGGCCGCACGTCGGCCCGGACGACCCCGGCGTGCGGCGAGTAGAGCACCCGATCGGCCAGCCGGGCGAGCACGGCACCCGGCGGTTCCGCGACGGCCGCGTTCCCGCTGGGCGCGCCGCCACCGTCGTCGTCCGCGACGGGCGCCCCGTCGATCCCGGCGCCCGACAACCCAAGGCCGCGCTCGTCACGCTGCGGGCCGGGTCCGGCGCGGTGCGGCCCGCCGGTGCCGCCCGCGGAGTCGCGGGTGAGGGCGGCCAGCACGTCCGCCGGGGTCAGCGTGCCGGCCGCCCGGGACGGGTCGGCGGCGGCGACGGCGTCGCGGGCCTCGTGCCACGCGCGGAGCACGCGGGTGGCCGGGTCGCCGAACGGCCGGCGACGCCACGCACGGAGGAGAAACCGGCGGCCGAGGAACGCGGTGCCGACCACGGCGAGGAGCGCGAGCAACCAGCGGAGCGCCGGACCGGCCGGCGCCGGACCGGGCGGGGGAGTGGTCTCGACGATCGTGGGCGGCGGCGCGGGTGCCTCGTCGACGGCGGCGTCCGGCGGCGGCGCGGGCGGCCGCTGCCCGGCGGGGACGGGCGGCGGTGCGGGGTCGTGGCGCACCCAACCGGCCCGCGCGAATTTGAGCTCGACCCACACCCGCACGTCACCGGCCCGCACGACGGCCCGCCCGGCACCCGGCTCGAACCCCACGACCAGCCGCGCGGGTACGCCGAGGTACCGCATCGCCAGCGCGAACGCGGCCGCGAACTGCACGCCGGTGCCGGTGCCACCGGGCGCGAGCAACGTCCGCAGCGCGGGAATCCCGGCCGAGACGGGCGCGCCGGTGACGTTGCGCCGACCGGCCCGCAGCGCCCGCACGACGTCGGCCGCACCGTCCGCCCCGGCGGTCACCGCACGCAGGTCCGCGACAAGCTCCCCCGGCACCGCCAGGTCCCCGGCCTCGCCACCCCCGGCGACATCAGCCGGCGGTACGGCCGCGGGCACGCCGGCCGGCCGTGTTCCGGCACCGCCGGGCCGCCCGGCCTCGCCGCCCCGGCCGCCGTTGACGTCCTCGCCGGGCGCGCCGCCGACCGGCGGATCGGCGGATGCGGCGGCCCGCAGCCTGCCGGGTGCCCGGTTGGCGTCGCCGGGCCGGCCCTGTGCGGTGTCGCCGCCCTGGCCGCCGGTCGCGTCGCCTGGCCGGCCGGTGGTGGTGGCGCCGGGTGTGCGGGCGGTGGGAGTGCCGGGCCGGCCGGCCACGGGCGCGCCCGGCGATCCGGCCGCGGGGTCGCCGGGCTGGCCGGCGGCCGTCGGTGTTCCGGCGGCTGCCGGGCGGGGGACCGAGGTCACCCGGTAGGTCGTGCCCGGTGCCGGGGGTGCGGCCGCGATGAGGACGCCGTCGACGGAGTCGACCGCGTCGACCGGCGGAGCGATCCGGATCGGACGGTCCACGGCCGGCAGGTAGGGCACGTCCAGGTCGGTGATCCGCACCTGGGTCTCGGCCGCGCCGGGCGGAACCGGGCCGGTGTGCGGCGGCACGCCGAGCCCGGCCGGGGTGAAACGGGCGTCCGAGGACCAGGTGTCGCCGTCGTATCGATCCAAGACCGCCAGCCGCCAGGTGACGTCGGACGGGCCGCGCTCGACCACGAACAGTTCCCGGGACGGTTCGGCGAGCCAGCCGGCGACGTGATCGATCAGGTCGAAACCGGTCAGTGACCGTTCCGGTGCGACGACGCGGGTCCGCAGGTCTACCGCGTGCGCCGGCACGGCACCGGGCAACCGGGCCAGCGGCACGCCGGCGACCGCCACCGCGACCAGCCCGGCGGCGACGGCGCGCGCCCGCTCCCGGCCGGTTCGCCCGCCCACCCGTCCCGGTTGCCGGTCCATGTCTCCCGGACGCGCCTCCGCGTGTCCGTGCCGTTCCTCCGCGGATGCCGCCTGCCGAGACGTGTTCGTGTGTGACCGGCGCACGGCGCCGTGCACGACGAGCAGGCCGGTCGCGATGAACCCGAGCGCCACGGGGAGGCGCTGGTCCGCGCCGGGTCCGGCCGCGACCGTCCCGTATCCGCCGACCGCCGCCGCCGGCAGGAGCGCGGCCAGCTGGGCCGGGTGCGTTCGGGCGATCAGCACGCCGATGACGGCCGCGAGCCCGGTCAGCAGCGCCGGCACGCTCAGCAGCTCCGGCGGCAGTGGCAGCGTGAGCCGCAGCACCGCGCCCGGGCCGTGCGGCAGCGCCCCGGCGGCGGTCCACGGCCCGGCGGCGGTCCACGGCCCGGCGGCCGCCCACTGTCCGGCCGCCGCCCAGTGCTCGGTGACGGCGAGCGGCACGAGGCCCGCGAGCGGGCCGGCCAGGATCAGCAGCGGGACGCGTGCCCGGCGCGGCCAGGCGCGGGGCGGCACCAGCAGGACGCCGAGCGCGGCGGCGACGAGCGGCACGAGGAGGACCCGGCCGCCGGGGTCGAACGCGGCCGCGAACGTCAGCCCGCCCGCCGCCGCGCCCAGTCCCACGGCACACCGACCCGCGATCACCGGGCCGCCCATCGATCCCAGACCACGCGCGCCTCGTCCAGGTCCGCCACCGGCACGACCGGCCCACCGGCCGCACGGACACCGGGCCGGTCCGGCACGACCGGCCCACCGGCCGCACGGAAGCCGGGCCGGTCCGCTACGACCGGTCCACCGGTCGTACGGACGCCGGGCCAAGACACCGCCGGCTGCCCGGCGCCCGCCGGGACACCGGGCCGTTCCGTCGCCGGCTCGCCGGAGCCGACCGCGAGGACCAGCCGGGCCGTCCCGCGCAGCGGCGCGGCCCGGGTGACGTCCGCGGTGACCACCACCGGCGCTCCGGGCAGCCCGGCGGCCAGCGGTGGGGCCGGGTCCGGGCGCAGGACGATCAGCAGTTCCTCCGCGTCGCCGGGACCGTGCCGGACGCCGGCCCGGCCGAGGACCGCCAGGTGCCCGCCCGCGGCGGCCAGCGAGTACGCCAGGTCGACCGCGGTCTCGAAGGCGGGCCCGGCCGCCGGGTCCAGCACGATCAGCAGGCCGTCCGCGAGTGACGGCCCGAACTGGCGGACGTACAGCACGTCGTCGTCCGCGGCCCGGGCGGACGCGGCCCAGTCGATGTGCCGGATGTCGTCGCCCGCCTCGTACTCGCGGAGCCCGGCGAAGACCGCGCCGGTGCCCGCGCCGATCGGTGCCGGCCGCCCGTCGTCGGTGTCGCTGACGGACTCCGGTGGCGGCCGCAGCGCCACGCGCCGGGGCCGGACCCGCACGGTCAGCGTGGTCGCCTCGTACGGCAGCCGCCACCGCCACAGCGCCAGCGCCCCCACGTCCGCGACCGACTCGACCGTGACGGTGACGAGGCCGCGGGGCAGCGGCGGTGACTCCCACACGTCGCCGGCGCGCACGGTGACCGCGGGCAGCCCGGTGACGCGCAGCCGGATCTCGGCCCGTCCGGTCGACGCCACCCGGACCGGGACGGTCTCGCCGCGGGTGACCGTGTGCCGTGGGCAGGTGAGCGTCACCAGCAGCGGCCGGCGCGCGCCCCGCAGCGCCCGGACCGGTAGCCCGGTGACCAGCAGTGCCGCGAGGACCGTGGCGGCCGCGAGCGCGGACGGGTACCCGTACCGTGCGAAGATCATGAATGAGATCGTGGCGGTGGTCGCGGTGAGCACGCCGTTGCCGGTCACGGCCGCACCGAGGCCGGTACCGAGGCGGGTACGGGCAGCGTGCGCAGCAGTGCGGTGACCGCGTCCCGCTGCGCCGCCGCGACCGGGTGCCCGTCCCGGCCGGCGAGCACGAGCCGGTGCGCGAGCACGTCGGCCGCGACCGCGCGCACGTCGTCCGGCCGCAGGTAGACCTGCTCCGCCTCGGTCTCCGGGCAGCGCGCCAGCGCGTGCACCTTCGCCGCGGCCAGCAGGTCCAGGCTCGCCCGCGGGCTGGCGCCGAGCGCGATGCCGGTCTCCGGCGCCCGGGTCGCCTCGACCACGTCGGACACGTAGTCGTAGACCGCCTCCGCGACCGGCACGGCCCGCGCGACGTCGATCATCACGCGGAACTCCTCCGGTCGCAGCCCGGCGGACGGCCCCGGTACGGCGGACCGCCGTCCGTGCCGGCGCAGCAGCTCACGGCCCGCGTCCCGGGCGGGGTAGCCGAGCGTGATCCGCATCAGGAACCGGTCCAGCTGGGCCTCCGGCAGCGGGTACGTGCCGAGCGTCTCCTGCGGGTTCTGGGTGCCGATGACCATGAACGGGTCGGGCAGCGGCGCGTCGTGCCGGTACGTGCTGACCCGCCGTTCCTGCATCGCCTGCAGCAGCGCGGACTGGGTGCGCGGCGCACAGCGGTTGATCTCGTCGAAGAGCACCACGTT
This genomic window from Catenuloplanes niger contains:
- a CDS encoding cupin domain-containing protein; translated protein: MTHPYAASAEEHQELEWLGGGVMRVLLDGERTGGRLAMFRSQAPAGAASPAHVHSREDEIFVLLRGSAVFWIGARRFEAGEGSVAFLPRGVPHAYRITEDADLFAVSTPAGLENFFRGAGRDLRTPRPAAFEITPATMAAAAAANGQTVLGPPLPLDGVLPRTGSDATGVPYVARAEAHETLEWIGGGLLRILLTAEHTGGQLAMFRSSAPAGAASPVYAHAHEHEIILMLSGSGVYWVGEHRHELRPGGLVLVPPGVPMAHRITEDAETLALTTPGGLEAFFRTVGRDVRAPRPHGWEIDRALLGRAAGATGQTVLGPPPDVDDLIALP
- a CDS encoding Gfo/Idh/MocA family protein, with the translated sequence MTLRVVVIGAGAMGRAWIRTVESDPEVELAGVADLDLDAADEAVAGRVPTARDGVALAMRTHADAIINVTVPAAHHPVTTEALFAGLPVLGEKPVAETVAQALSLVATAEVTGELFMVSQSRRYNAHLWALRAQARALGRPGLLTTEFFRAPRFGGFRDAMDHPLLLDMAIHPFDTARFVLDAEPVSVYCEEHNPPWSWYAGDAAATATFEMTGGVRYVYTGSWCSPGLETSWNGSWRLSAEHGSAVWNGDDPPVSSVPVTDGVADDPGVEIAGALRAFTHALRTGDVPMGEVHGNVMSLVMVEAAVRSASTGARVRVDDVLEHAYERAIAAEPRPEVREALHSWTSVREALKG
- a CDS encoding ThuA domain-containing protein, with the translated sequence MSTPIRVTVWGENVHEQHEPEVAARYPDGMHGAIAQGVTQHLGDRVTVRTATLQDPEHGLTEDVLRETDVLTWWGHAAHADVADDVVERVHRHVLAGMGLIVLHSGHWSKIFTKLMGTSCTLRWRSAHDRELVWTVDPTHPIARGVPHPMIIEEDEMYGEFFDIPAPDELVFISSFSGGEVFRSGCTFKRGHGKIFYFRPGDQDYPTYHHDGVRKVIANAVEWAVTVRPERAEPTLLRYDTEDFFNGHGYGGPL
- a CDS encoding M23 family metallopeptidase translates to MTATRVRTVVSVVVVLILAGVAVWFVERTVRPPGPRPAFQLPVACGETWRLSTYPGHGDFDVDLYPTSGETWGRPVLAAYAGTVVRAGINGRLGERTPDNPRGPMGRGGGYWVRIDHGGKWSTLYLHLLEPPAVSEGQRVEMGDQIGKVGSTGESSAPHLHFEQLRDGEKVESYFAGERSGITHDDEEYAVNHTSANCP
- a CDS encoding tetratricopeptide repeat protein encodes the protein MDPAAAFRELPDPARAAGLDELVEQLRLLKIWAGDPSYETIKDRVNATWTAAGRPAGELARRSTVADCFRPGRRRFNTDLVIEVVRALHPDTGYVAQWRQALRVLGGESEAASQVRVQDRLPPDPAGFTGRVAELDRLRRAARDGDSVVISAIEGMPGVGKTQLALHAGHVLLREEPFDRVLFVNLRGFHPDPAQPPADPAAVLDGFLRLLGVPGRRLPHGLAARTAAYRERLAGTRTLVVLDDVATTAQVRPLLPATPGCLALITSRRRLGALRPAARLTVDVFTPGEAVAYLRDAAPGTPVGADPRAAARIARRCGHLPLALSLVAGHIRGTPGWTLTDHADRLDQRHRERRLDSGVELALALSYQELSVDLRLLLRMAALHPGQDLDAYAAAALTGTDLDTARAGLDRLHDDHLLQQPAPGRYAFHDLVRAHATTRAQDEDRPPDRRAALTRLADYYLAATAAAMDTLHPAEAHLRPRVAPAAGPVPDLSDPDAALDWLNSERPTLVAIAARGPDPHTVRLSRTLFRYLTGGHLTDALTVHGHAVEAARRAGDTLGQAHALTDLGGVHWRLGRPEDAARHFTESLALFARAGDVDGEARALTSLGIVADRGGRPAEAIGLFERALTLFAGAGNRTGEARTLNNMANVEARRGHAEAAAERWERAMRLFHQAGDRAGEANALNGLGDLEVQAGRFESAAGRFQRALTLYRQIGSRAGEANILDSLGMLHTRLGRPDQATDLHRLALTMYRAIGDRHSEARAHNGLAEAARAAGRPADARAHHEEALAIADGIGSGDEQARARAGLAEVRR
- a CDS encoding 2'-5' RNA ligase family protein, yielding MRTVELLLDPELDRRVRALWARLHAAGVRSLATHPHPTNRPHVTLVVVPSLDALPPLDLPVPVSLGAPRMLGRALVLPAAGLHDLQARVWSAVGSDNPLHAPDRWVPHVSLALNATPGSDTLLSGLPPLTGAAVAARSYDRETRTVTGIPHRPAG
- a CDS encoding GGDEF domain-containing protein, with protein sequence MRARLLSAAGLGVGLQAALIVTRFAQPLLITVNALAVVVATAALWLLGRRAVRARGRERVAWGTVAVAMLLWLPATVLNLRVALAGMAGEPHLPQLLLGTGGAGLVLLCLLVGPSASLPWRDRLRLTLDGAMAAAALFVPAWAYLLRPAYESAGRSLTTLIAVVVCTQLAALAFALVLLSRHRGTNAFTMLAAASAVSAAASVTYCALIVHDRATELAAVGALSTLAAFMLIAMTWYPMPETAPWSGAPSGLSATLPYLPVLSAVAVTVLLRRSGGFDDTIFGAMCVVFGLVLLRQAVALHSITVLLAEVEQKRAELQHRATHDDLTGLRNRSYLYERAAGWGRAPVSLLLLDLDGFKEINDRYGHATGDEVMVEVAGVLTALVPPHHTVARLGGDEFAVILEPSPPPVEAAKFGERLIAAITAKGRVGASLGLAYEPTGRTTLGMLLSDADAALYKAKAAGKGRVAVNMRAIT